The genomic window GAACCGTCTTTTCGACTGTTATTTTGGGGTAAAAACATTCCACCCCTTGGTTCTCTAGATGCAATTGTGCGCGCTTTTGCTCTCCACGCTTACAATATAGTAAATACCAACGTTTCATTTGATTAGCCATTGCTGATTTGGGGAGATTTTACCATAAACCTCCAACGGTTTAATTGCCTAAAATAAGGCGCACCTTAACAAGTCATGATCCATGCGTAATAAACCGACTGATTAACAAGAGTTTATAGATAGAAAAAATAGCTGAGAATTTTACAACGACCATTTACAGATAAAAAGGACCAATGTTCATTGCATAGAAAAGTGTACATATAGAACAACAGGTAACCTTTGGTTGCACCAATTAAACCATAAACAAAACCTAAAACTTAACAGACAACCATTCACGAAGACAATAAAAAACCTTTCACATTTTAACCATCAAAAAATGGAAAATTAGTTTTCGGTACGCATAACTAATTTAACATTAAAAATAAAACCCTGCATTTTCATAAAGTTATAATTAAAAGTTATCGTGACCATAAAAAACACCTATTGCAGATGGTTATTTCGCTGTGTATACATACGCAACTATAAAATCTTTTAATACCTAAAATTAGTAAAACTTATGCCAAGCAAACACAACATTTTTGGCCACCCTAGAGGCCTATTTCTACTATTCAGCACAGAGCTATGGGAACGTTTCTCCTACTATGCAATGCGTGCAATCCTTGTTTTATTCCTAACTGACACGACGATAAACGGCGGACTTGGTTGGTCAACGAAAGACGCACTTGATCTCTACGGTATTTATACCGGTTTAGTCTACGTCACACCATTAATCGGTGGCTGGATTGCCGATAACTATTTGGGGCAACGTAAATCGATCCTGATTGGCGGTGTATTAATGGCATTAGGTCAATTTACACTCGCGCTACCTAACGGATTCATCGGTTTAGACCAAGTGCACGCTCTTTACCTTGGTTTAGCACTGCTTATCAGTGGTAACGGAATGTTTAAGCCGAACATCTCGACAATGGTGGGTGATCTTTATCAAGAAGGCGATAACCGACGTGATGGTGCTTTCACTATTTTCTATATGGGCATTAACTTAGGCGCACTACTTGGTGGTCTAATTTCTGGTGCGGCCGTTGACTCATTTGGTTGGAAAGCCGGTTTCCTAGCCGCTGGTATTGGTATGGTTATTAGCTTAATTATGCAAATTACAATGGCCCAATCATGGTTAGGTAATATTGGTTCAGAACCTGCGGCTGCACGAGCAAAAGCACTGAACAAATCGAAAGAAAAAGCACCGTTAACTAAGGAAGAATTCGACAGATTAAAAGTGATTCTGATTATGGGTCTGTTCGTGATTGTTTTCTGGGCTGGTTTTGAACAAGCCGGTGGTTTGATGAACATCTATACGCAAGAATACACCGACCGCATGATTGGTAGTTTTGAAGTACCAGCGGCTTGGTTCCAATCTCTAAACCCATTTTTCATTATTACACTCGCACCATTAATCGCAGCCTTTTGGGTTAAGCTCGGTAAACGTGAACCAAACTCACCGGTGAAGTTTGCTGTGGGTTTGTTTTTCCTAGCTATCGGTTTTGTGTGCATGATGGGTGCTGTAATGGAGCAAGGTGGTGACCTAACAGCAAAAACATCAATGCTATGGTTGGTGGGCGCTTTCTTCTTCCATACTCTTGGTGAGCTTTGTCTGTCTCCTATTGGCCTGTCGTTGGTCACTAAGTTGGCTCCGCTTCGCTTAGCTTCATTAATGATGGGAGCATGGTTTGGCTTCAACGCCATTGCAAACTACGTGGCAGGCCTTGTGGGTTCACACGTCGGTGAGCTGGGTGCTATGTCTATTTTTAGCGGCATTGCGATTACGGCAACAGTCAGTGGTATATTACTCTTGCTTTGTGCAGGTAAGCTCGTGTCATGGATGCATGGCGTAGAGACAAGCACAATGCTTGAAGCGGACCAAGCTAAAGTAACTTCTGTTGCTTAATCTCTAACAAAAATCATCTAATTTAAAAAGGGCTGCTCAATGAGCAGCCCTTTTGTTATTGGTCGATGTACCTTACTGTTAAAGCTAAGCCACCGTTAACGATACAACGCGACTAACTCAGCCATCATATCAATGTGCGAGTCTCTATCGTTAAGGCACATAATGTAGCTAAAGTCCGAACCACCAGCGTCAATAAACGTCTCTTTACACTGGTCTGAAATCTCTTCCAGCGTTTCCAAACAGTCAACCGAGAATGCAGGCGCCATGATATCGATCTTCTTGATGCCTTTACTCGGCAGTGATTCAAGTGTCTCATCCGTGTATGGCTTCAACCACTCTTCTCGACCAAATCGCGATTGGTATGTCATGGTGATATCGTCCGCTGATAAACCTAACTCTGCCGCAAGCAGCTTTGTTGTCGCTTTACAATGCTGAGGGTAGATATCGCCTTCATCAGCCAGCCGCTTCGGAATGCCGTGGAAAGAACACACTAAATGATCGGCCCTGCCATTTTGCTCCCAATGACTGCGAACGCTTTCAGCCAATGCTTTGGCATAGCTTGGGTGCGCGTAGTAGTCACGAATAAAGCGATAGCTCGGGATAACTGGCATCTGTTTAAACGCTTTGGTTAAACCATCAGAAACCGCTGCCGTGGTTGTCCCTGAATACTGAGGATATAAAGGCAGTACGATGATGTCTTCGACGCCCTGCTCCATCAGTAACTCAAGCCCGGTCTTTAAGCTTGGATTACCATAGGTCATACCCAACGCAACAGGCATCTCAAGTTTCTTCTGAAGCTTTTCCACTTGTCTTTGGGAGTACACAAGCAGCGGTGAGCCTTCATCCATCCAAACAGACTGATACAACTTAGCCACTTTAGGCGCACGAATCGGCAGAATGACACCATGTAAAATAGGGCACCACAGCCAACGTGTTAGGTTCACCACACGTTTGTCGTGTAAGAATTCACTCAAAAATCGACGAACACCAGCGGGGGTCGCTGAATCTGGTGTTCCTAAGTTCACCAGTAAAACGCCCTGCTTTTTATTATTTACCATAGATACCTAAGACCAATGTGTGATTTTCTGGAAAGTAATATACTAATCTGCATAAGTTTAGGATCATTGCACCCCGATAAAAGTCTGAATAATCATTCTTCCTATGAGATATCACAACATCCACTCTCGATTGTTAGCCACAGCCATCGGGTCTTAACCGTTCTGAATCATGTACAATCAAGTTATCTAGATTGGTATCGTACTAATAATTGAAACAAAAAAAAGCGACCCTTAAGGTCGCTTTCAATATATCAAATTCTAAAACTGGCCGTTAGCCAATTATGCTAGCGCTTTCTCAAGTTCAGCGCTCACTTCAGCAACTTGCTTAGTACCGTCGAATTTCAGGTACTGAGTGTTACCAGCTTCAGCTTCTTTGCCGTAGTAAGAGATCAGCGGAGCTGTTTGATCGTGGTATACACCTAAACGTGCACGAACCGTTTCTTCTTTATCGTCATCACGCACAACCAGATCTTCACCGGTGATATCGTCTTTACCTTCTTCTTTCGGCGGGTTGTACACGTTATGGTATGTACGACCAGAAGGAAGGTGAGCACGACGACCCGCCATGCGCTCAACAATCACATCATCAGCAACGTCGAATTCAACAACGTAATCAACAACGATACCCATCTCTTTTAGACCATCGGCTTGTGGGATTGTGCGTGGAAAACCGTCTAGTAGGAAACCTTTCTCACAGTCATCTTGAGCAATGCGCTCTTTGATAAGACCAAGGATAATTTCATCAGAAACTAGCTGACCCGCGTCGATTACTGATTTAGCCTGTTTGCCAAGTTCAGTACCCGCCTTGATAGCAGCACGTAGCATGTCACCAGTTGAAATCTGAGGGATACCAAATTTATTCATGATGAAGTTAGCTTGAGTACCTTTACCCGCGCCAGGAGCACCTAGAAGAATGATGCGCATGTTTAATCCTCTTATAAAATTATGATTTATACCGAAGCTCACTATTCCGTTCTCCTGTTCATTTAAGGATAAACAGAGAGGTTAGGTAACAGTGACTGCAAACAATAGCAAAACGGTAAGTTTCGGTATAACGTTTAGAAATCATACAACTGGAGTGTGTTGGTTCCGACTCACAGCCGATGTAGGTCGAGCATTCTATCACATTAATATTCAATTAGGCTGAATTTACGACTAAAGAATACACCAGAAACATTTGTGATGACGATAATGACAACGTTACCCACGTAGAGTCAATTTTCAACGACGTTCATAAAAAAAGCCCGCATTAGCGAGCTTTTTATTACAATGATGATCTTAACCTAAAGTCGAAGAACTATCGCTTTGTTAGCAGTTCGTTGATTGCACCCAGAAATTGTGACGGGTCTTCCATTGACCCCTTCTCCGCTAGCATCGCTTGACCAAGTAGCAATTCAACCCAGCGACCAAACGCTTGTTCGTCAGCTTCATCGGCCATCTGTTTAACCAGTGTATGCTCAGGGTTAATCTCAAAAATGTATTTCACTTCAGGTGCCGCTTGACCCGCAGCCTCTAGAAGCTTAGCCATTTGTGTCCCCATATCAAAATCGTCCGTAACAACCACCGCAGGCGTTGTCGCTAGCTTGAAGGTAGTACGAACCTCTTTAACACGATCACCTAGATAAGATTGAGCACGTTCAACAACAGACTTAAACTCTTCTTCGGTCTCTTTTTGCTTCTCTTTCTCTTCTTCACCTTCAAACTGGCTCAGATCTAAGCCCGCTTTGGTGATCGACTGGAACGACTTACCATCGAAGTCAGTCAGGTAATTCATCACATACTCATCGATACGATCGTACATAAGAATGACTTCGATACCTTTGGCTTTGAATTGCTCTAAATGAGGACTGTTCTTAGCGGCAGTGTAGCTATCGGCCGTTAGGTAATAAATCTTGTCTTGACCCTCTTTCATGCGCTCAATGTAAGACGCTAGGCTGATGGTTTGGTCAGCTGAGTCAACTTCCGTTGACGAGAAACGCAGTAAATTAGCGATCTTCTCTTTATTCGCGATGTCTTCAGCTGGGCCTTCTTTCATAACAAGGCCAAACTCTTTCCAAAACTCTAGGTACTTATCATTGTCACTCTTCGCCATACGCTCAAGCATAGTCAGCACACGCTTAGTACATGCCCCACGAAGAGACTGAGTGACTTTATTGTCTTGCAGAATTTCACGTGACACATTAAGAGGCAGATCATTTGAGTCAATTAAACCACGAACGAAACGCATGTAAGAGGGCATGAACTGTTCAGCGTCATCCATGATAAACACACGCTGTACGTATAATTTCAAGCCGCTCTTATGATCACGGTTCATCATGTCCCAAGGCGCTTTAGCTGGGATATACAGAAGGCTTGTATAGTCATTCTTACCTTCGACTTTGTTGTGGCTCCAGGTCAGTGGATCCGCAAAGTCATGTGACACGTGCTTATAAAACTCTTGGTATTCTTCTTTCTCGATATCCGATTTGTTACGAGTCCAAAGTGCTTGAGCCTTGTTAATCTGTTCCCAACGCTTCTCTTCAGTGTCTTTACCTTCGTCATCTTTAACCGCAGTTAACATTGAAACCGGGATGCCGATGTGATCAGAATATTTACTAATGACTTCACGCAAACGCCATTCATTCAAGAACTCTTTGCCGTCTTCACGCATATGAAGAATAATATCAGTACCACGAGATTCTTTAATGATGTCTTCAATGGTATAATCCCCTTCACCCGCAGAGTGCCATTGAACCGCTTGATTGTTCGCTAAGCCTGCAGCTCGGGTACGAACGGTTACGGCATCTGCAACAATAAATGCCGAATAGAAACCAACACCAAATTGGCCGATAAGTTGAGAGTCTTTGCTTTGTTCATCCGACAACTTTGAGAAAAAGTCAGCGGTGCCTGATTTAGCAATGGTACCCAAATGTTCAATAACATTGTCACGGCTCATGCCGATACCATTATCAGAAATCGTTAAAGTATTCGCCTCTGCGTTAAACGACAATTTTACACCTAGATCAGCGTCGCCTTGGTAAAGATCACCATTCGATAGCGCTTGAAAACGAAGCTTATCAGCCGCGTCAGATGCATTAGAAATCAGCTCACGTAGGAAGATTTCTTTATTTGAATACAGTGAGTGAATCATTAAATGAAGTAGTTGTTTCACTTCAGATTGAAAGCCACGAGTCTCTTTATTTTGCGTTGCTGTTTCGCTCATTTTTACTCCAAAACATCTATACTTTATGTTAAATAATTACAGGGCCGTAATATTGGATACCATTCTTATGTTCATTAACATGAGGATGACAAATGTAAAATCAAGGTCAAAAAGCATAAAAACACTGTTTTTTTTATCAATTTTTATTATCCTGACCCTCATAAATATAAAAGAACATAAAAAACCATAATTTGGTGAAGAATTAACTGGACTTCACCTAAAATCTGTCCATTTACCCCAAACCATTCAAAATAGAAGAGTTCAATGAGCAATATTGGCACAAAGTTTATTCTCGCACAGCGGTTCGTATTCGATCCAAACAGCAACTCACTTATTGATCAGTTGAGCGACGGTGAGGTTGTGCGCCTTGGCAGCAATGAAAGCCGTATTCTCCTGATGATGTCAGAAAGACCGAATGAAGTGATCACGCGTAATGAATTGCACGAATATGTTTGGCGAGACCAAGGCTTTGAAGTGGATGATTCCAGCTTGACGCAAGCAGTATCAACCTTAAGAAAGATGCTGAAAGATTCGACTAAATCTCCAGAATTTGTGAAAACCGTGCCTAAACGCGGTTATCAATTTATTGCGACCGTTGAACGATCCGCGCCGTTTTCCTCCAATGGCCAACCGATAGCATCGGACATTGTCGCAAATAACGCAGGTTCAACATTAAAGAATACGAATACACCAACCTCAGAAGAAGCCATTACTGAGGACATAGCGACCTCGACACCAATCACAAACACTCAAGAAGTTAAGATTGAAGCAGAGTCAGCGGTCACATCGATTAAAAGCAAGAATAAATGGATAACATTTGGGTTATTGTTTGTCGCTTTCTGCATGCCAATTATCGCATTGACATTGACTCACCCCACACAGTCGGAGTTTCGTACATTAACTGAGGTCGATGGTGTGAAAGTTCAATCTCCAGTCAATCACCCCGATATTTCAAGGTGGTTACCCGCTATTGAGAAATGCGTATTACGTTACAATACCAATCACACCGGCTTGATGAAGCCAACGAAAGTGATCGCTACAGGCGGACAAACCAGTAACCTTGCTCTTAACTATATTCATCCTCAAGATTACTCGAACGAGAATATAACGGTAAGAATTTATGCCAATCAATCAGATTTGAACGACATTTGTAAAGGAGAGCAGTAACATGAAAGTAAAAGTATCTATCATTTTACTGATTCTTTCCGCATTTCTAAGTGGTTGGTTATATTGGGGTAACAGCGAAAAAATAGAGCACTTACTCACGCAGCATGAGTGGCAATCGAAAATGGTGACTCTGATCAGCGATAACAAACAAGAGGACTCTATCGGCCCGCTTCGTAAAGTTGAACTGTCATCGAATGCGAAATATCTACCAAACGGGACTTATCTTAGAATGTCAGTCGTTCGGTTATACGGTACTCAAACGGCCCCTGCGAATGTAATCAACATTTCTGAGACAGGCAAATGGGATATCAACGATAACTACTTACTCATCTCTCCAATTGAGTTTAAAGACGTGACTTCATCACAGCGCCAAGACTTCTCAGAGAAGCAATTAGAGCTTATTACCCAGGTGATCAAAATGGATGCTGAACAGAGCCGACGCATTGATATTGTGAACCCGAAAGCACTGCTACTGACTAGCTTGAATCACGGTTCTACGGTGTTATTTTCAAACTAAGACTGAGTACAGTAAAAAGGGGCTGAGGCCCCTTTTTTACTGACATAACTAAGCGACTCGCACATAAAGGATTTACCATGAAGACAGAATCCGATCAAATAGCCTCTTCTATCGCTCGAGCATCGATCTCCATACACTATTGTCGTCAGTGCAACTGGATGCTTCGTTCTAGCTGGTTGTGCCAAGAATTACTGCATACTTTCAGTGAAGAAATAGAGCGCGTGAGTTTGCACCCTGATACGGGTGGGCGATTTGAAATCTTTTGTAATGGCGTTCAGGTTTGGGAAAGAAAAGTGGATGGCGGCTTTCCTGACGCAAAAGTTCTAAAACAAAGAGTGCGGAATATCATTGCTCCAGATAGAGATCTTGGCCATATCGACGCCAAATAACCTTCGTCGTACACTGACCTTATTCAATCTCAATCAGTCACAACCTCACTAAGTAGTGATGCTCTTATTAAAAGCATCACAAACAACGTTCCACTTTAAAAGAACCGTTTATAACTCGCCACTCACAAGCAACTCACCTTCTAGGCTGATGACTTTGAATGTATTATTTTCATAAATGCCATAGCTAGCAGCATGGCCATCTCGTGGAAATGTCACAGAGCTTGGATTAAAGAGAAACACATCATCTTGATATTCAGCAACGGGGACATGAGTATGCCCATGTGCAATAACGTCACCTGCTTTTAATGCCGGTCGCTTAGTCGTGTTGTAAAGGTGGCCATGTGTTAAAAAGATACGTGCGCCTGACTCTAACAGAACCCATGAATAATCCATCATCATCGGAAAAGACAATAGCATTTGGTCGACTTCACTGTCACAGTTACCACGAACCGCAATAATCTCTTGAGAAAACGCATTTAACCGCTCGGAAACTGCTGGTGGGTTATAGCCTTCAGGAATTGGGTTTCTTGGACCGTGGTTCAAAATATCCCCCAATAGAACCAAATACTGCGCACCAGACGCCTGATAGAGCTCTAATATCTTTTCTGTGGCTGGCAACGATCCATGTAGATCGGAAGCAAAAAATAATTTCACACGCACTTCTCCATAAAAATTATATGTCTATTGTACGTATTGAAAGGCTATACGTCATCTCTCGCCATCCCGTTGATCACGATATTATTGTAACTCACCATACCGACTATCTTATTATCACTCACCACAGGAGCACGGCTGATACCAAAGCGCTCAAATAAGCGAGCACAATACTTCACGTTCATATCTGCCGACACGCTTAAAGCAGGTTTTGTCATGATTTCATAAACATTGGTGCGCTTTGGAGAACGGTTCTTAGCCAGCACTTTCTTGGCGATATCATTCATCAACACAATACCGTATTCATCATCTTCATGCCGCTTGTCGACAATGATAGCCTTAACTTTGTGCTTCTTTGCCATCTCTATCGCTTCAAATACTGTGGTTAGCCCATCGATGATCACATATGTATTGGCCATGACATCACTGACTCGGATTTTTTCACTGCCACTCATAGTTCATTCTCCACAACCTTAGTTAATGTCTCGACTTGATGCGCTACTCCGACGGCATCTTCCACGTCGATTTGCACAGCAATACCTTGACCCGATTCTTGGTCAAACTCCCCCACCTCGTTGATCCTTTCGAGGATATGTCTCGCTAAGTGCTCCTCGACAACAAACAACAATACGTCTTTTTGAACCTCTAACGTCAACCCAAAAAAAGTCCGCTTCTGATTTAAACCTTGCCCTCGGGCATTGTTAATGACCGTCGCCCCGGTA from Vibrio artabrorum includes these protein-coding regions:
- the htpG gene encoding molecular chaperone HtpG, whose product is MSETATQNKETRGFQSEVKQLLHLMIHSLYSNKEIFLRELISNASDAADKLRFQALSNGDLYQGDADLGVKLSFNAEANTLTISDNGIGMSRDNVIEHLGTIAKSGTADFFSKLSDEQSKDSQLIGQFGVGFYSAFIVADAVTVRTRAAGLANNQAVQWHSAGEGDYTIEDIIKESRGTDIILHMREDGKEFLNEWRLREVISKYSDHIGIPVSMLTAVKDDEGKDTEEKRWEQINKAQALWTRNKSDIEKEEYQEFYKHVSHDFADPLTWSHNKVEGKNDYTSLLYIPAKAPWDMMNRDHKSGLKLYVQRVFIMDDAEQFMPSYMRFVRGLIDSNDLPLNVSREILQDNKVTQSLRGACTKRVLTMLERMAKSDNDKYLEFWKEFGLVMKEGPAEDIANKEKIANLLRFSSTEVDSADQTISLASYIERMKEGQDKIYYLTADSYTAAKNSPHLEQFKAKGIEVILMYDRIDEYVMNYLTDFDGKSFQSITKAGLDLSQFEGEEEKEKQKETEEEFKSVVERAQSYLGDRVKEVRTTFKLATTPAVVVTDDFDMGTQMAKLLEAAGQAAPEVKYIFEINPEHTLVKQMADEADEQAFGRWVELLLGQAMLAEKGSMEDPSQFLGAINELLTKR
- the adk gene encoding adenylate kinase is translated as MRIILLGAPGAGKGTQANFIMNKFGIPQISTGDMLRAAIKAGTELGKQAKSVIDAGQLVSDEIILGLIKERIAQDDCEKGFLLDGFPRTIPQADGLKEMGIVVDYVVEFDVADDVIVERMAGRRAHLPSGRTYHNVYNPPKEEGKDDITGEDLVVRDDDKEETVRARLGVYHDQTAPLISYYGKEAEAGNTQYLKFDGTKQVAEVSAELEKALA
- a CDS encoding P-II family nitrogen regulator, with translation MRFKLILAFVEESKTDIVLDAARDAGATGATVINNARGQGLNQKRTFFGLTLEVQKDVLLFVVEEHLARHILERINEVGEFDQESGQGIAVQIDVEDAVGVAHQVETLTKVVENEL
- a CDS encoding SelT/SelW/SelH family protein, which gives rise to MKTESDQIASSIARASISIHYCRQCNWMLRSSWLCQELLHTFSEEIERVSLHPDTGGRFEIFCNGVQVWERKVDGGFPDAKVLKQRVRNIIAPDRDLGHIDAK
- a CDS encoding CBS domain-containing protein, giving the protein MSGSEKIRVSDVMANTYVIIDGLTTVFEAIEMAKKHKVKAIIVDKRHEDDEYGIVLMNDIAKKVLAKNRSPKRTNVYEIMTKPALSVSADMNVKYCARLFERFGISRAPVVSDNKIVGMVSYNNIVINGMARDDV
- the yfcE gene encoding phosphodiesterase, with translation MKLFFASDLHGSLPATEKILELYQASGAQYLVLLGDILNHGPRNPIPEGYNPPAVSERLNAFSQEIIAVRGNCDSEVDQMLLSFPMMMDYSWVLLESGARIFLTHGHLYNTTKRPALKAGDVIAHGHTHVPVAEYQDDVFLFNPSSVTFPRDGHAASYGIYENNTFKVISLEGELLVSGEL
- a CDS encoding peptide MFS transporter, with translation MPSKHNIFGHPRGLFLLFSTELWERFSYYAMRAILVLFLTDTTINGGLGWSTKDALDLYGIYTGLVYVTPLIGGWIADNYLGQRKSILIGGVLMALGQFTLALPNGFIGLDQVHALYLGLALLISGNGMFKPNISTMVGDLYQEGDNRRDGAFTIFYMGINLGALLGGLISGAAVDSFGWKAGFLAAGIGMVISLIMQITMAQSWLGNIGSEPAAARAKALNKSKEKAPLTKEEFDRLKVILIMGLFVIVFWAGFEQAGGLMNIYTQEYTDRMIGSFEVPAAWFQSLNPFFIITLAPLIAAFWVKLGKREPNSPVKFAVGLFFLAIGFVCMMGAVMEQGGDLTAKTSMLWLVGAFFFHTLGELCLSPIGLSLVTKLAPLRLASLMMGAWFGFNAIANYVAGLVGSHVGELGAMSIFSGIAITATVSGILLLLCAGKLVSWMHGVETSTMLEADQAKVTSVA
- a CDS encoding regulatory protein ToxS is translated as MKVKVSIILLILSAFLSGWLYWGNSEKIEHLLTQHEWQSKMVTLISDNKQEDSIGPLRKVELSSNAKYLPNGTYLRMSVVRLYGTQTAPANVINISETGKWDINDNYLLISPIEFKDVTSSQRQDFSEKQLELITQVIKMDAEQSRRIDIVNPKALLLTSLNHGSTVLFSN
- the hemH gene encoding ferrochelatase, with translation MVNNKKQGVLLVNLGTPDSATPAGVRRFLSEFLHDKRVVNLTRWLWCPILHGVILPIRAPKVAKLYQSVWMDEGSPLLVYSQRQVEKLQKKLEMPVALGMTYGNPSLKTGLELLMEQGVEDIIVLPLYPQYSGTTTAAVSDGLTKAFKQMPVIPSYRFIRDYYAHPSYAKALAESVRSHWEQNGRADHLVCSFHGIPKRLADEGDIYPQHCKATTKLLAAELGLSADDITMTYQSRFGREEWLKPYTDETLESLPSKGIKKIDIMAPAFSVDCLETLEEISDQCKETFIDAGGSDFSYIMCLNDRDSHIDMMAELVALYR